The following DNA comes from Candidatus Krumholzibacteriota bacterium.
GCAAACCACCTGTCCCGGGTGGATTTTTTTTGTACTGGCCGGAGCAGGTGATAATTAAAGTTGCGAAAATGATCTTCATGCCATAGACTTCACTCTGATTGTGACGTGTGGACGCAAAACAGGAGTAATACATGCCGGCAACAATAGTACTTGGAGGCCAGTGGGGCGACGAGGGAAAGGCGAAGGTCGTAGATTTTCTCATGCCGCATCATGACATCGTCATGAGATTTCAGGGTGGCGCGAACGCCGGGCACACGGTTGTGACTCAGGAAGGAAAGTTCGCCTTTCACCAGATCCCGTCCGGAGTCCTCTATCCCGGGGTCATCGCGGTAATGGGGAACGGGATGGTAGTCGATCCGGAGGAGTTCCTTAAGGAACTCGGAGAACTGATGTCGAGGGGAATAGATTTTGAAGGAAGACTCTTCATCAGCTCCGCGGCGCAGGTAGTGATGCCGTACCATAAACTGCTCGACACTCTTTATGAAAGCGATCTTAAGAACAATTGTATCGGTAGTACGCGAAAGGGTATAGGCCCAGCGTATTCTGATAAATATACGCGCCAGGGAATCAGGATCGGCGATTTTCTCCTTCCAAAGGAAGAGTTCTTCGATCTCGTGTCGAGGAAGGTCGAGAACGTGAACCGGGTGATAGAGATGCTCGGCGCGCCGGCTCTTTCTCCCGCCAAGATAGCCTCCGACCTGATTAATATCAGGGAACTGATCGACCTTATGGTGATAGATACGCAGGAAAAGATCCATCAATGGAAGAGCGAAGGGAAAAGGATCATGCTTGAGGGGGCGCAGGGCACTCTTCTTGACATAGATCATGGGACATATCCCTTCGTCACCTCGAGTTCATGTTCGGTCGGTGGCGCGATGACAGGTTCGGGGCTCG
Coding sequences within:
- a CDS encoding adenylosuccinate synthase — translated: MPATIVLGGQWGDEGKAKVVDFLMPHHDIVMRFQGGANAGHTVVTQEGKFAFHQIPSGVLYPGVIAVMGNGMVVDPEEFLKELGELMSRGIDFEGRLFISSAAQVVMPYHKLLDTLYESDLKNNCIGSTRKGIGPAYSDKYTRQGIRIGDFLLPKEEFFDLVSRKVENVNRVIEMLGAPALSPAKIASDLINIRELIDLMVIDTQEKIHQWKSEGKRIMLEGAQGTLLDIDHGTYPFVTSSSCSVGGAMTGSGLAPRDIGRVIGIFKAYTTRVGNGPFPTELDDDDGKYLAEKGNEFGTTTGRPRRCGWLDLVAAKYSVQLNGLSEIALTKLDVLSGLKKVKVCVAYEIDGKKIDHFPQNTAILSKCKPVFEEMDGWDDTGAENEEYVSLPGKAREYVEMIEKRLAVKASFISHGPERKKTIIRDGF